The Candidatus Eisenbacteria bacterium genome includes the window CGGCGATCGAGCCCGCGCGTCCGAAGGGCGCGCGCCAGCGCGACGCCGGCCGGGTCCCTCCCCACGCGTCCCACCAGCCGCGGGCGGCCGCCCAGCGATCTCACGTTCATGGCGGCGTTCGCCGCGCCGCCAGGCACCGCGCGCTCCTCCTCGAATTCTAGAATCAGGACCGGCGCTTCACGCGAGATCCGCGAGGATCGGCCCACCCAGTAGCGGTCGAGGACCACGTCCCCCACCACCGCGACCGTCTGCCCTTCCATCAATCTCGCGAGCGCGAGAAGCCGGTCGCGGTCCACGGCCGCAGGCTTCATCGACGGCTCCGCGACGCCGCGAGGTCGGTGAGGCGCGACCGGGCCATGCGATCGGCGGACCGGACCGCTTCGAGGTCGGTCACCGCCGCGGGCCGATGCTCGTCCAAGACCTCGTCGACGAGGCGGGTCAGATCCTCGAACCCGATCGCGCCCGCGAGGAAGAGGCGCACCGCTTCCTCGTCGGCGGCGTTGAGCGCGGCGGGCGCCGTCCCGCCGAGGGCGAGCGCCTTTCGCGCGAGGCCGAGGCCAGGCGAGCGGGCCGGATCGGGAGCCTCGAACTCGAGGCCCTGGAGCGCCGTGACGTCGAGGCGCGGAAGCGAGGAGCTCCAGCGCTCCGGATAGCTCATCGCGTAGAGGAGCGGCAAACGCATGTCGGGACGCGAGAGCTGGGCGACCATGGAGCCGTCGACGAACTCGACCATGGCGTGGACGATCGATTGGGGATGGACGAGGACCTCGATCCGCTCCGGCGGAATCCCGAAGAGCCAGCGCGCCTCCACGATCTCGAATCCCTTGTTCATGAGCGTCGCGCAGTCGACCGTGATCCGCTCGCCCATCGACCAGGTCGGGTGGCGCAGCACTTCCTGGGGAGTCGCCCCTCGAAGCGTGGTCACGTCGCGCCTCAAGAAGGGCCCTCCCGACGCGGTCAGGATCAGCCGGCGCACGTCGTCGGCCGCGGCCCCACCCAGACATTGATGGAGCCCGCCGTGCTCGGAGTCGACGGGGAGGATCGTGCCACCGTGCTCCTTCGCGATCGCGACGAGAAGCTCGCCTGCGAGCACCACCGATTCCTTGTTCGCGAGCGCGACGCGCTTACCGGCCTGAAGCGCCGCCACGGTCGGCCCGAGCCCCGCGCTCCCGACGAGCGCGTTCACGATCACGTCCGCATCCGCATCCGACGCGAGGCGCGCGAGGCCCTCTTCCCCCTCGAGCACCTCGCCCCGGAAGCTGCGTCGCGCGCGCGCGGCCGCCTCGGGATCGGCCAGCGCGATCCGCGTCACGCCGAATTCCTCCGCGGCCGGAACCAATGCCGCGTCGTTCGAGCGGGCGGCCATCGAGACGAACCGAATACGGCCGCGGAACTCCCGCGCCAGCTCCAGAGCCGAAGCGCCGATCGAGCCGGTCGCGCCGAGAAGCGCCGCGCGGATCATCCGCCGAGCACCCGGAAGATCAGGTAGTAGTAGACGATCGGGGCCGTGAAGAGAACGCTGTCGAAGCGGTCGAGGACGCCGCCATGGCCGGGGATCAGCCGCGAGGAGTCCTTCGTCTCCACGTCGCGCTTCAGAAGCGACTCCACCAGATCGCCGAGCTGGCCGAACACGCCCACCAGGACCCCGAGCGCCACCGCGTCGAGCGGAGTGAGATAGCGCGCGAACCACGCGCGCGCCGCGAATCCCGCACCGATCGCGACGAGGAGGCCGGCTGCCGCGCCCTCTACCGATTTCGCGGGGCTGATCGAGGGCATCAGCTTGATCCGGCCGAACGCCCGGCCGAACGCGTACGCCGCGGCGTCGCAGATCCAGGTGAGAAAGAACGGAAGCAGCGCGAACGACATCCCCTCGATATAGGGCCGCCCGAACGCCGCAGGCAGCTCGCGAAGGGCGACCAGATGCGTGCCGAGCCATCCGATGTAGAGGACCCCGAGGAACGTGGCCGCGCTGTTCGCGATGGCTTCCTTCCCCGCGCCCCGCCGAAGCTCCGCCAGCAGGACCGCGCCGATCAGCACCGTGAGGAACGCGTCCCCGTGCCACTCCTCGAACCGGTGCGTCCGCGCGCGGAAGTAGGCCGCCACGGGCAGGAGGAGCCCGGCGAACATCCCCGATTTCCAGTGGGGGGAGAGCCCCTTTGCATCGAGGAGGAGGTAGAACTCCCGAAGCCCGAGGCCCACCACGAAGAGGGTGAAGACGAGATAGACGATCCCGCCCACGCGCGCCATGAGGACAAGGAGCGGGAGGAAGATCACCGCGGTCAGGATGCGCGCCGGGAGCGACGCGTCGCGTGCGTCGCTCACAGCGATGTTGCCCTCAATCGGCGCGACCGAAACGCCGGCTCCGGTGCTGGAAGTCATGGACCGCCTGGTAGAGGTGCTTCCGGCGAAAGTCGGGCCACAGGGTGTCGGTGACCCAGAACTCCGAGTACGCGGCCTGCCAGAGGAGAAAATTCGAGATGCGGAGCTCCCCGCTGGTGCGGATCAGGAGGTCCGGGTCGGGCAGTCCGTTCGTGTCGAGGCGGTGCCGGAAGAACTCCTCGTCGATCTTGCCGAGCGGGATTCGGCGCTCCCGGTCCGCCGTCACGATCCGGCGCGCCGCGTCCACGATCTCGGCCCGCCCACCGTACGAGAGGGCCAGCACGAGGGTCAGCCCGGTCGATTCCGAGAGGAAGCGCTGGGTGTCGCAGAGGATGTCGCGGCTGTGCTTCGGAAGGAGGTCGACGCGGCCGATGGTCCGGAGCTGGACGTCGTTCTTCTTCAGCTCCTCGCGCTCCTGGAGCAGCACCTGCTCGAGAATCCGCATGAGCCCGCTCACCTCGCGCGGCGTGCGCTCCCAGTTCTCGAGCGAGAAGGTGTAGAGCGTGAGGACCTTGACCTTGAGCTCGACGCACCCCTCGACCACCTCCCGGACCGAGCGGCGGCCCGCCTGATGTCCCATGAGGCGCGGGAGGCCGCGCCGCTTCGCCCATCGACCATTCCCATCCATGATGATCGCGATGTGCGCGGGAACTTCACGCCGGAGGATCTGCTCGAGCGTCGGCGTCTTGGCGGAAAGGCTCATCGAAGGGCCGGGCGAATCGCGGTGCGCCGCGATTCCAGGGTCTCAGACCTCCATGACTTCGGCCTGCTTCTTGTGAAACAGATCGTCCAGCAGGGCAATGTAGCGGTCGGTCAGCTTCTGGATCTCAGCGAGCGTCTTCTTGCTGTCATCTTCGGAGATCTTGTGCTCCCGTTCCAGCTTTTTCAACTCGTCGTTCGACTCGCGGCGGATCGTCCGGACGCGCACGCGGCCGTCCTCCACGATCTTCCCGAGCACCTTGACGAGGTCCTTCCGCCGCTCTTCGGTCAGGGGCGGCAGGGACAAGCGCACAACGGTGCCGTCATCCACCGGGTTCAGACCAAGGTCGGACTTCTGGATCGACTTGACGATCTCCGGCAGGACCGTCCGCTCCCACGGCTGGATTACGAGGAGCCGGGCTTCCGGCGCGCTCACGCTCGCGACCTGCTGGAGCGGGACGGGGTTCCCGTAGTACTCCACCTTGATCCCGTCGAGGAGGGACGTCGTCGCCTTGCTCGTGCGAATGGTGGCGACCTCATGGCGGATCGTATCGACCGCCTTCTTCATCCGCTCTTCGGCTTCCTTGACGCGCTTCGGGTCCATCCTAGACCTCCACGGCCACCCTCGTGCCCACCGTCTCCCCTCGGAGGACGCGGGCCAGGTTTCCGGGCACCGTTACGTTGAAGACGATGATGGGCAGCCGGTTTTCCATTCCCATCGTGAACGCCGTCTGATCCATGACGTTGAGCCGCCGCTCGATCGCTTCCCGGTAGCGCAGAACCTCGAAGCGGGTCGCGGCCGGATTCCGCCTGGGGTCGTCGGTGAAGACCCCATCCACCTTCGTCGCCTTCAAGAGCACGCTGGCCCCGATCTCCACCGCTCGCAGCACCGCCGCGGTGTCGGTCGTGAAGTAGGGGTGGCCCGTCCCCGCGGCCAGGAT containing:
- a CDS encoding 1-deoxy-D-xylulose-5-phosphate reductoisomerase: MIRAALLGATGSIGASALELAREFRGRIRFVSMAARSNDAALVPAAEEFGVTRIALADPEAAARARRSFRGEVLEGEEGLARLASDADADVIVNALVGSAGLGPTVAALQAGKRVALANKESVVLAGELLVAIAKEHGGTILPVDSEHGGLHQCLGGAAADDVRRLILTASGGPFLRRDVTTLRGATPQEVLRHPTWSMGERITVDCATLMNKGFEIVEARWLFGIPPERIEVLVHPQSIVHAMVEFVDGSMVAQLSRPDMRLPLLYAMSYPERWSSSLPRLDVTALQGLEFEAPDPARSPGLGLARKALALGGTAPAALNAADEEAVRLFLAGAIGFEDLTRLVDEVLDEHRPAAVTDLEAVRSADRMARSRLTDLAASRSRR
- a CDS encoding isoprenyl transferase; the encoded protein is MSLSAKTPTLEQILRREVPAHIAIIMDGNGRWAKRRGLPRLMGHQAGRRSVREVVEGCVELKVKVLTLYTFSLENWERTPREVSGLMRILEQVLLQEREELKKNDVQLRTIGRVDLLPKHSRDILCDTQRFLSESTGLTLVLALSYGGRAEIVDAARRIVTADRERRIPLGKIDEEFFRHRLDTNGLPDPDLLIRTSGELRISNFLLWQAAYSEFWVTDTLWPDFRRKHLYQAVHDFQHRSRRFGRAD
- a CDS encoding ribosome recycling factor, with the protein product MDPKRVKEAEERMKKAVDTIRHEVATIRTSKATTSLLDGIKVEYYGNPVPLQQVASVSAPEARLLVIQPWERTVLPEIVKSIQKSDLGLNPVDDGTVVRLSLPPLTEERRKDLVKVLGKIVEDGRVRVRTIRRESNDELKKLEREHKISEDDSKKTLAEIQKLTDRYIALLDDLFHKKQAEVMEV
- a CDS encoding phosphatidate cytidylyltransferase, which gives rise to MTSSTGAGVSVAPIEGNIAVSDARDASLPARILTAVIFLPLLVLMARVGGIVYLVFTLFVVGLGLREFYLLLDAKGLSPHWKSGMFAGLLLPVAAYFRARTHRFEEWHGDAFLTVLIGAVLLAELRRGAGKEAIANSAATFLGVLYIGWLGTHLVALRELPAAFGRPYIEGMSFALLPFFLTWICDAAAYAFGRAFGRIKLMPSISPAKSVEGAAAGLLVAIGAGFAARAWFARYLTPLDAVALGVLVGVFGQLGDLVESLLKRDVETKDSSRLIPGHGGVLDRFDSVLFTAPIVYYYLIFRVLGG